In Pseudomonas sp. MM213, a genomic segment contains:
- a CDS encoding TetR/AcrR family transcriptional regulator yields the protein MAQNKTSEGKGRGRPRAYDPQTALQQALGVFWNTGYSGASLDSIASAAGMNRPSLYAAFGDKHALYIKALEQYWEFAAAAMHEALTSEELTLRQALMQFYEGQLSIYFSGDGQPRGCFAIGTATTEAVEDPEIRDVLSDRLSRLDADLEARLRVAIDKGELKDDVDAAALAVLASSLLHSISIRARAGKSRAELTGLARNAVNVICG from the coding sequence ATGGCACAAAATAAAACCTCCGAGGGCAAAGGACGCGGCCGTCCTCGCGCCTATGACCCGCAGACCGCCTTGCAACAAGCGCTCGGTGTGTTTTGGAACACCGGCTATTCCGGTGCGTCTCTGGACAGCATCGCCAGCGCAGCCGGGATGAACCGGCCGAGCCTGTACGCCGCGTTCGGTGACAAGCACGCGCTCTATATCAAAGCGCTTGAGCAGTATTGGGAGTTCGCCGCCGCCGCCATGCACGAGGCGCTGACGAGCGAAGAGCTGACGTTGCGCCAGGCATTGATGCAGTTTTACGAGGGGCAGTTATCGATCTACTTCTCGGGTGACGGCCAACCCCGTGGTTGCTTTGCGATTGGCACGGCGACCACCGAAGCGGTCGAAGATCCGGAAATTCGCGATGTACTGTCGGATCGACTCAGCCGACTGGATGCCGACCTCGAAGCGCGTCTGCGCGTGGCCATTGATAAAGGAGAGCTCAAAGACGATGTCGACGCTGCGGCCCTCGCCGTGCTCGCCTCCTCCCTGCTGCACAGCATTTCCATCCGTGCGCGGGCGGGCAAATCCCGGGCGGAACTGACCGGGCTGGCACGCAATGCGGTCAATGTGATCTGCGGTTGA
- a CDS encoding HlyD family secretion protein, protein MTKQFDLSATQTLGHPGPNPADAPVKKPFKAKMRPLLMVGVPLLFAAFGYARYQAGEPFVSTDNAYARVAKASINARVSGQVVEIAVQDNQLVRKGQVLFRINPEPFQIAVNRAEAQLSVARLRIDGLKASYRQQQAELQSARESADFDQKEFARKKALVASEFVSRAVYERADTDLKVARQRIASIEQQIASTVVALSGNPNIDADSHPTVREARAQLDEAQLYLGYATVYAPDDGIVAKVDDLQVGNFVNNGAPAFALLSDREIWIEANFRETQVTHMRPGQAATISIDTYPDHVFKAHVTSMSPGAGSDFALLPPENATGNWVKVVQRVPVRLELDEADPALALFSGTSATVKVDTGYRTPWWHPLKALLTAGGA, encoded by the coding sequence ATGACTAAACAGTTCGATCTCTCAGCGACACAGACCCTCGGGCATCCCGGTCCGAACCCGGCTGACGCGCCCGTGAAGAAACCGTTCAAAGCGAAAATGCGGCCCCTGCTGATGGTCGGTGTGCCGCTGCTTTTCGCCGCGTTTGGCTACGCACGCTATCAGGCGGGCGAGCCCTTTGTTTCGACCGACAACGCCTACGCCCGGGTGGCCAAGGCCTCGATCAATGCACGTGTTTCCGGACAGGTCGTCGAGATTGCGGTTCAGGACAATCAGCTTGTGCGCAAAGGCCAGGTGCTGTTTCGCATTAACCCGGAGCCGTTTCAGATCGCGGTCAACCGTGCAGAAGCACAGTTGAGCGTCGCGCGGCTGCGTATCGATGGGCTCAAGGCCAGTTACCGGCAGCAGCAGGCCGAGTTGCAGTCCGCCAGAGAGTCGGCGGATTTCGACCAGAAAGAGTTTGCCCGCAAGAAAGCGCTGGTCGCCTCCGAGTTTGTCTCGCGGGCCGTTTACGAGCGGGCGGACACCGACCTGAAAGTGGCACGGCAGCGCATTGCGTCGATCGAACAACAGATCGCCAGCACCGTCGTCGCGCTCAGCGGCAACCCGAACATCGACGCGGACAGTCACCCGACGGTGCGCGAGGCCAGGGCTCAACTGGACGAGGCGCAGCTCTACCTCGGGTATGCGACGGTGTACGCGCCGGACGATGGCATTGTCGCCAAGGTTGACGACTTGCAGGTGGGCAACTTCGTTAACAACGGCGCGCCGGCCTTTGCGCTGCTGTCCGATCGTGAGATCTGGATCGAGGCCAACTTCCGCGAGACGCAGGTCACCCATATGCGCCCCGGGCAGGCAGCGACCATCAGCATCGATACCTATCCCGATCACGTATTCAAGGCCCACGTCACCAGCATGAGCCCGGGGGCCGGCTCGGACTTCGCCCTGCTGCCGCCAGAAAACGCGACCGGCAACTGGGTCAAAGTGGTGCAGCGCGTTCCGGTACGCCTCGAACTCGATGAGGCGGATCCTGCCCTGGCGCTGTTCTCGGGCACCAGCGCCACGGTCAAGGTTGATACCGGCTATCGCACGCCGTGGTGGCATCCGCTCAAAGCGTTGTTGACTGCGGGTGGCGCCTGA